The Sulfurimonas sp. genome includes the window TCATAAAGTTCTTGAAGTGAACCTAGTGCTTCTCTTAAAAACTCGTTTTCCACTTTTACAGCTTCAATAGTTTCATCTTTGGCATCTAGAACTTTTTCATGCAAGTTAATAATAGTGCCTATTGTTTTTTCAACAAATTCTGGTTGCACGACCATTTCATGAGTATTGTGAGTAGAGAGTTTTTTTAGTTGAGCAGGTACAACTTCTCCTACACCTTGAGAAGGGTCAATCATTCTAACTCCATCTTCAACTTTTACAGTCAATTTTCCGCGTTCACATAAATCGTCAATACCACTTATATCCAAACCTGTTAAACTACTATACTCTTCATCACTCATCCACTGCATCAAAACTTCCTTTTATCAAGAATTTATTTAAGATATAATTGTTTCTATTTCCAAAGAATCAACTTCGACTTTTTTAGCTTTTGCAATTCTATCTTCTTTTAGTTTTACTGATAACTCATCATTATTAAGAGCAAGTATTTGCATCGCTAAGTATGCTGAGTTTATTGCGCCTGCTTTTCCTATAGCAACAGTAGCAACAGGCATACCAGCTGGCATCTGAACAGTTGAAAGTAATGCATCTATACCACCAAGAGCTGAAGCACTCATAGGAACACCAATAATTGGTTTAACTGTTTTAGACGAAAGTACACCAGCTAAGTGAGCAGCCATTCCAGCTGCAGCAATAAACACTTGTGCACCTTTAGCTTCAGCACTTTGAATATACTCTTTTGTTCTCTCTGGAGAACGATGTGCTGAAGAGATTATCATCTCAAAATTAACTCCAAAAGCTTCAAGCGTATCAGAACAAGATTTCATAACTTCATAATCACTTTTTGAACCTATTATTATCGATACAAATTTCATATATTTTCCTATATTTTATTTTTGCAATTATATCATTTTATTTTTCAACTTAACTTCCATCTCATTAGATGGAACAGGTTTTGAATAAAAATATCCCTGAATATAAGAACAACCATTGTTTACTAAAAAATCTTTTTGTTCTATACTTTCAACTCCCTCTGCTATTGTTTTTAAGTTTAGTGATGAAGCTAATGCTATAACTGCTTTTGTTATTGCTGCATCTTCTTCATCTGTTGGTAAATCTCGTATAAAAGATTGATCTATTTTTAATTTGTCAATTGGCAATTTCTTTAAGTATGCTAAAGATGAATATCCTGTTCCAAAATCATCAACGGCTAGCTCTATTCCAAGTTCAGATATTTGGTTCAAAATTTTGATGGCTTCTTCAGGATTAGTCATTATTTGACCTTCTGTCACCTCAAATTCAAGCCATTGTGATTTACACTCTGTTTCTATCATCATATTTTTTAAAAAGCTTATAAAATCTTTTTTTTGTAACTGTTTCATTGCCAAGTTTAGTGATAACCTTCCAGGATTCAAGCCTTCCTTATGCCAAGCTGAAACTTGCTTCATCGCTTGTTTCATTACCAACCTATCTAGCTCTACTATTAGTCCTGTTAATTCTGCTAAGGGGATAAACTTTGCAGGGCTTACTATACCCATTGTAGGGTGATTCCATCTTACTAAAGCTTCCATTCCTAGTAGCTTGTCTTTTTTTGCATCTATTTGCGGTTGATAATAAACTATAAACTCTTCATTTTTAAGTGCTGCTCTTAAACTTGCTTCCATAACAACTCTTTCAAATGCCAACTCTGTCATTTCTGATGAATAAAACTGAAAATTATTTCGCCCTTCTACTTTTGCTTTATACATTGCAGAGTCAGCATATTTAAGAAGGTTTTGAGCGTTATTGCCATCATCTGGAAAAAAGCTTATGCCTATACTACTAGATACATAAAGTTCATTATTATTTATAATCATTGGCTTAGCTAAACTATCTATAATTTTTTGAGCTAATTTAGATGCATCTTGAGCTAGTTTTAAATCATCTATTATGACAGTAAATTCATCACCGCCCAAGCGAGCGAGAGTATCTTTTTTTCTTATAGTTTTCTCTAGTCTTTGTGCAACAATTTTTAAAACTTCATCTCCAGTCTTATGTCCAAAAGAATCATTTATTTCTTTAAAATGGTCAAGGTCTATAAAAAATAATGCCATTATTGTGTTTGCTCTGTCTGCTTTTTCTATTGCTTGTTCTAGTCTATCATGGAACAGAAACCTGTTTGGAAGCCCCGTTAAAGCATCATGCTGTGCTTGATGTTCCAAGGCTTGAGCTATCTTTTTTTGTTCTGTTACATTTCTTATAATCTCCATTTTACTTGTTGTTCCATCTAAATTTTTAATAGATGTTGCAACAATTTCAAAAGATTGCCCATCTCCAATAGTTGCTTCATAAGTGACTTTATGATTTTTATAAATTACTTCTTCAAGTTTACAGTAAGAACATGGTTCAGATAAACCTGCTATAGAAGAGTAGCAAGTTTTACCTTCTTGATTACCAAACCAATCTAGCATAGTCTTGTTCATAAATCGAATACTAAAATCATCATTAACAACAAAAATACCAATCTCAATTTTATCTATAGCATCCATATATTGTTTCAGATTATAATTAGTATCTGCTAATCCCTTTTCTGCTAGTTTTTTAGCAGTTATATCTTTAGCATATCCTATGAAACCAATTGGATTTAAATATTCATCTTTTAGAGTTGCTAAAGTTAAATCAACATAAGCAACATCTTTTGATTTTTTTAATAGTCTAGTTTCTGCCCTATATTCGCCGTTTTTTCTAAGCTTCTTAATACTTGTACTAAATTCAACATAGTCTGCTTTTAGATACATGTAACTAGCATGTTTACCTACTATCTCACTTGATTTATAACCTAGTAATTTTTCTGAACCTTCATTACAGCTAGTAATGTTACCCTTTAAATCACTAGTTATAACACAATCATGAATTTCTTCAATTATTTTTGCCTGCTGTGCATTTTTTAACTCTAACTCTTTTCTTTTTGTTATATCAACAATAGTCCAAAGAACTGAATCTCTTTCTTCTATTAAATCTCCAGAAATATGTGCCCAAAAAATAGTTCCATTTTTATGTCTAAATTTATAATCAATTCCAACAGGCTTACCTGCAAGAACAAGATTAAATGCTTCTATACCAAAATCTATATATGCTTGTTTTGAGATATGAAGGATCGACGCAGTTTTCTTTATCAACTCTCCATCTTCATAACCAAACATTTCATTTAAACAATTATTTACCAACAGGTTGTTACGGTTTCTATCAACAATTAAAATCCCGATATGTGGGCTATTTAAAAATTGTTCCATTAGTTGCATTTTAAATTTAGTCATACTTCTTAATTGCTCTTTGGATTTGTACCCATATTAGCATCTGAAGGTATTCTCAAAAATGTATATGCTGGCATAGAAGTTGGCAAGGTTATAGGATTTACATTTCCACTATGAATCTCATCCCATATTTTTTTGTTTTGTGCCAAAAGTTGTTTTAATTTTAAGTAAATTTTTCCATCTTTTTCATAAGTTGAACCTATCTCATTATCGACAAATTCTATTTTACTTCCTAGTGGAGCAACTATTTCCATTTCATCATTTCGAAAAGTTTTATATTTGCATAAAAAATGTGTTCCTTCTTGTGTAACCACACCACTTACTTGATGAGTTCCGAGTTGTATAGAGAAGTCTATACTTTGTGAATCATTTTTCTCAAAAGGTCTAGAAATCAAATAGGCATCTGTATATCCACGATTTTGTAAAGATTGCAGTTCATATTGATATTTTGAATCATCAAACTTATCTTCATAGTAGTCATTCAGTGCCATTCTATAAGCTTTTGCAGTAACTCCAGCATAATAAGCTGTTTTTGTTCGACCTTCTATTTTAATGGAATCAACAACATTAGAATTAAGGATTTCTTTCATATGAGAAGCAAGATTTAAATCTTTTGCATTCATTACATATGTTCCAACACCCTCATCTTCTTCAAGCCTAAATAGCGTTCCAGTTTCAGGGTTCGCCGCATAAATCTCATAAGGAAATCTACAATCATTTGCACAACTTCCACGATTTGGAACTCGACCACTTTGAAGAGTTGAAATAAGACAGCGTCCACTATACGCAAAACACATACTTCCATGAACAAAAATCTCTAATTCTAAATCTGGAAGTTCTGTTTTTATAGCTACTAAATCCTTTAAAGATATCTCTCGTGCAGTAATTATCCGAACAGCACCCATATCATAAAATATTTTTGCATCTAAAATATTCATTACATTTGCTTGAGTTGATAGATGCAAAGGAATTTGTGGAGCTAAATCATTACAAAGTTTTAAAACTCCAGGAGTTGCAACTATAAAAGCATCTGGCTTTAACTCCGCCATTGCTAAGATATGTTTTTTTAAAAGTGTGATTTGAGAGTTAAAAGGAAATCCGTTTATAGTTGTATATACTTTTTTACCACGAGCATGGGCATAATCTATGCCTTCTTTAAATTCTTCCATAGAAAATTCTTTACCACTTCGTATACGAAGAGAAAAGTGACTAACACCACCATAAACAGCATCTGCCCCAAAATCTAGTGCAATTTTTAATTTTTCTAGTGTTCCCGCAGGGGATAACAATTCAACTTTTTGCATTATTGTCCGAATTGTGCTAAAAGTGCCTCAATATCGTCTGTTGATGCTACATCATTATTTTCATCACCAACTATATGTTTTGCAGATGAAACTCTCTTCTCATCATCAATTTTACCTTCAAACAAAGTATTCATATATGTTGAAAGTGCTCTCATAACATTTATAACACGCTCTATTTTTTGACGGTGTATATCTTGATACTGCATAATATCCATAACACTCATAATAGCATCTCCACTATTTTGAAGTGTTTCTAAGCCTTCATTAGAATTTACTAAAGCTTCTTCATTTTTTTCTAGCTGTGTTTTAAAAGCC containing:
- the purE gene encoding 5-(carboxyamino)imidazole ribonucleotide mutase yields the protein MKFVSIIIGSKSDYEVMKSCSDTLEAFGVNFEMIISSAHRSPERTKEYIQSAEAKGAQVFIAAAGMAAHLAGVLSSKTVKPIIGVPMSASALGGIDALLSTVQMPAGMPVATVAIGKAGAINSAYLAMQILALNNDELSVKLKEDRIAKAKKVEVDSLEIETIIS
- a CDS encoding U32 family peptidase, which gives rise to MQKVELLSPAGTLEKLKIALDFGADAVYGGVSHFSLRIRSGKEFSMEEFKEGIDYAHARGKKVYTTINGFPFNSQITLLKKHILAMAELKPDAFIVATPGVLKLCNDLAPQIPLHLSTQANVMNILDAKIFYDMGAVRIITAREISLKDLVAIKTELPDLELEIFVHGSMCFAYSGRCLISTLQSGRVPNRGSCANDCRFPYEIYAANPETGTLFRLEEDEGVGTYVMNAKDLNLASHMKEILNSNVVDSIKIEGRTKTAYYAGVTAKAYRMALNDYYEDKFDDSKYQYELQSLQNRGYTDAYLISRPFEKNDSQSIDFSIQLGTHQVSGVVTQEGTHFLCKYKTFRNDEMEIVAPLGSKIEFVDNEIGSTYEKDGKIYLKLKQLLAQNKKIWDEIHSGNVNPITLPTSMPAYTFLRIPSDANMGTNPKSN
- a CDS encoding DUF3972 domain-containing protein; amino-acid sequence: MQWMSDEEYSSLTGLDISGIDDLCERGKLTVKVEDGVRMIDPSQGVGEVVPAQLKKLSTHNTHEMVVQPEFVEKTIGTIINLHEKVLDAKDETIEAVKVENEFLREALGSLQELYDEDRKTIATLTEQLKLSQQEVEFMRRKYKLMWNKAIDEHTT
- a CDS encoding EAL domain-containing protein, whose translation is MTKFKMQLMEQFLNSPHIGILIVDRNRNNLLVNNCLNEMFGYEDGELIKKTASILHISKQAYIDFGIEAFNLVLAGKPVGIDYKFRHKNGTIFWAHISGDLIEERDSVLWTIVDITKRKELELKNAQQAKIIEEIHDCVITSDLKGNITSCNEGSEKLLGYKSSEIVGKHASYMYLKADYVEFSTSIKKLRKNGEYRAETRLLKKSKDVAYVDLTLATLKDEYLNPIGFIGYAKDITAKKLAEKGLADTNYNLKQYMDAIDKIEIGIFVVNDDFSIRFMNKTMLDWFGNQEGKTCYSSIAGLSEPCSYCKLEEVIYKNHKVTYEATIGDGQSFEIVATSIKNLDGTTSKMEIIRNVTEQKKIAQALEHQAQHDALTGLPNRFLFHDRLEQAIEKADRANTIMALFFIDLDHFKEINDSFGHKTGDEVLKIVAQRLEKTIRKKDTLARLGGDEFTVIIDDLKLAQDASKLAQKIIDSLAKPMIINNNELYVSSSIGISFFPDDGNNAQNLLKYADSAMYKAKVEGRNNFQFYSSEMTELAFERVVMEASLRAALKNEEFIVYYQPQIDAKKDKLLGMEALVRWNHPTMGIVSPAKFIPLAELTGLIVELDRLVMKQAMKQVSAWHKEGLNPGRLSLNLAMKQLQKKDFISFLKNMMIETECKSQWLEFEVTEGQIMTNPEEAIKILNQISELGIELAVDDFGTGYSSLAYLKKLPIDKLKIDQSFIRDLPTDEEDAAITKAVIALASSLNLKTIAEGVESIEQKDFLVNNGCSYIQGYFYSKPVPSNEMEVKLKNKMI